In Streptomyces canus, one DNA window encodes the following:
- the paaA gene encoding 1,2-phenylacetyl-CoA epoxidase subunit PaaA: MNMSVFEDTIARDQRIEPRDWMPDAYRATLVRQIAQHAHSEIIGMQPEGEWITRAPSLRRKAILFAKVQDEAGHGLYLYSAAETLGADRTDMTERLIDGRQKYSSIFNYPTRTFADVGVIGWFVDGAAICNQVPLCRTSYGPYGRAMVRVCKEESFHQRQGYELLLTMMRGTDEQRAMVQDAVDRWWWPSLMMFGPPDEDSPNSARSMAWRIKRHSNDVLRQRFVDMTVPQAQKLGVTLPDPGLRWNEERGHHDFSTPDWDELKRVVSGDGPCNAARIARRRAAHEEGAWVRRAAAAHAAKRTARSRQGATA; the protein is encoded by the coding sequence ATGAACATGTCCGTGTTCGAGGACACCATCGCCCGTGACCAGCGCATCGAACCCCGCGACTGGATGCCCGACGCCTACCGGGCCACGCTGGTCAGACAGATCGCCCAGCACGCCCACTCCGAGATCATCGGCATGCAGCCGGAGGGCGAGTGGATCACCCGGGCGCCCTCGCTGCGCCGCAAGGCGATCCTCTTCGCCAAGGTGCAGGACGAGGCGGGGCACGGGCTCTACCTCTACTCGGCGGCCGAGACCCTCGGCGCCGACCGCACCGACATGACGGAGCGGCTGATCGACGGCCGCCAGAAGTACTCCTCGATCTTCAACTACCCCACCCGCACCTTCGCCGACGTCGGGGTGATCGGCTGGTTCGTGGACGGGGCGGCCATCTGCAACCAGGTCCCGCTGTGCCGCACCTCGTACGGCCCGTACGGACGCGCCATGGTCCGCGTCTGCAAGGAGGAGTCCTTCCACCAGCGGCAGGGCTACGAACTGCTGCTGACCATGATGCGCGGCACCGACGAACAGCGCGCCATGGTGCAGGACGCCGTGGACCGCTGGTGGTGGCCGTCCCTGATGATGTTCGGCCCGCCCGACGAGGACTCCCCCAACTCGGCGCGGTCCATGGCCTGGAGGATCAAGCGGCACTCCAACGACGTCCTGCGACAGCGCTTCGTCGACATGACCGTCCCGCAGGCGCAGAAGCTGGGCGTCACCCTGCCCGACCCGGGCCTGCGGTGGAACGAGGAGCGCGGCCACCACGACTTCTCCACCCCCGACTGGGACGAGCTGAAACGGGTCGTCTCCGGTGACGGACCGTGCAACGCGGCGCGGATCGCCCGTCGCCGGGCCGCGCACGAGGAGGGGGCCTGGGTACGGCGGGCCGCCGCCGCGCACGCCGCCAAGCGCACCGCGCGGTCACGGCAAGGAGCGACGGCATGA
- the paaB gene encoding 1,2-phenylacetyl-CoA epoxidase subunit PaaB, producing the protein MSPTSKAEWPLYEVFVRGKRGLNHVHVGSLRAADDDMALLHARDLYTRRNEGVSIWAVRSDTIAASAPDEKDPFFAPSGDKVYRHPTFYDIPDDVPHI; encoded by the coding sequence ATGAGCCCGACGAGCAAGGCCGAATGGCCGCTGTACGAGGTGTTCGTGCGCGGCAAGCGCGGGCTCAACCACGTCCACGTCGGCTCCCTGCGCGCCGCCGACGACGACATGGCCCTGCTGCACGCCCGCGATCTCTACACCCGGCGCAACGAGGGCGTGAGCATCTGGGCCGTGCGCTCGGACACCATCGCCGCCTCCGCGCCCGACGAGAAGGACCCCTTCTTCGCGCCCAGCGGCGACAAGGTCTACCGGCACCCCACCTTCTACGACATCCCCGACGACGTCCCCCACATCTAG
- a CDS encoding enoyl-CoA hydratase/isomerase family protein has product MAVSERPRASSESSAPHGVSYEVSDAVAVIELRGRTSGNALDAHLRGALLMAVRRLTTDARREVRAALITAHGRHFCVGQDLKEHAHLLKTSPATAFANIPDHYNPLVKELHALPIPLVVAVEGSCVGAGLGLALCADVRVAAEGARFATAFGGVALASDSGVARALSRQLGPSRTAGLMLLGDAFSAWDAEQWGLVHRVVADGSAAAEGVALARALAAGPTAAHRETKALLRSAATTPLPAALERESVVQRRLGTTADHHEAVTAFLERRGPVFRGR; this is encoded by the coding sequence ATGGCAGTGAGCGAAAGACCGCGCGCATCGAGCGAAAGCTCCGCCCCGCACGGCGTGTCGTACGAGGTCAGCGACGCCGTGGCCGTGATCGAACTGCGCGGACGCACGAGTGGCAACGCGCTCGACGCACACCTGCGCGGCGCCCTCCTCATGGCCGTCCGGCGGCTGACCACGGACGCCCGGCGCGAGGTGCGGGCGGCCCTGATCACCGCGCATGGCCGGCACTTCTGCGTCGGCCAGGACCTCAAGGAGCACGCCCATCTGCTGAAGACCTCGCCCGCCACCGCCTTCGCCAACATCCCCGACCACTACAACCCGCTGGTCAAGGAGCTGCACGCGCTGCCGATCCCGCTCGTCGTCGCGGTCGAGGGCTCCTGTGTCGGCGCCGGACTGGGCCTCGCGCTGTGCGCCGACGTACGTGTGGCGGCCGAGGGTGCCCGCTTCGCCACCGCGTTCGGCGGTGTCGCGCTCGCCTCGGACTCGGGCGTGGCCCGCGCCCTGTCCCGGCAGCTGGGCCCCTCCCGCACCGCCGGACTCATGCTGCTCGGCGACGCCTTCTCCGCATGGGACGCCGAGCAGTGGGGGCTGGTACACCGCGTCGTGGCGGACGGCTCGGCCGCCGCCGAGGGCGTGGCCCTGGCCCGCGCGCTGGCCGCCGGACCCACCGCCGCGCACCGGGAGACCAAGGCGCTGCTGCGGTCGGCGGCCACCACTCCTCTGCCGGCGGCGCTGGAGCGCGAGTCCGTCGTCCAGCGGCGGCTCGGCACCACCGCCGACCACCACGAGGCCGTCACCGCCTTCCTCGAACGGCGAGGCCCGGTCTTCCGTGGCCGCTGA
- the paaC gene encoding 1,2-phenylacetyl-CoA epoxidase subunit PaaC: protein MTDEDLYVDGDGARWAFGTGFTDPLHGIDQTVPDGVDADYLAACCLALGDDALVSAQRLAEWCTRAPELEEELALANFGLDLLGQARLLYARAGRADGTGRGEDAYAYFRAPVDFRNVRIAELPGGDFAFTVARLLVLSVWRLAVCEALATAPDPVLAAIAAKSVKELAYHRRWAAEWTIRLGDGTDESAARMRTALDELAPWMDELLSDRTAARLGAEPAAVAARTRLELFHVLADAGLNRSADVPPFDPPASPVPGSGRNGQHTPHLAPLLAELQSVARAHPDASW from the coding sequence ATGACCGACGAGGACCTGTACGTCGACGGCGACGGCGCGCGGTGGGCATTCGGCACCGGATTCACCGACCCGCTGCACGGGATCGACCAGACGGTGCCGGACGGAGTCGACGCGGACTACCTGGCCGCCTGCTGTCTGGCGCTCGGCGACGACGCCCTGGTGTCCGCGCAACGGCTGGCCGAATGGTGCACCCGCGCCCCGGAGTTGGAGGAGGAGCTGGCGCTGGCCAACTTCGGACTCGACCTCCTCGGCCAGGCACGTCTGCTGTACGCCAGGGCGGGCCGGGCCGACGGCACGGGCCGTGGCGAGGACGCGTACGCCTACTTCCGCGCCCCTGTGGACTTCCGCAACGTACGCATCGCCGAACTTCCGGGCGGCGACTTCGCGTTCACCGTCGCCCGCCTGCTGGTGCTGTCCGTCTGGCGGCTGGCCGTGTGCGAGGCGCTCGCCACCGCACCCGACCCGGTGCTGGCCGCGATCGCGGCCAAGAGTGTCAAGGAGCTGGCCTACCACCGCCGTTGGGCTGCGGAGTGGACGATCCGGCTCGGTGACGGCACCGACGAGTCCGCCGCCCGGATGCGGACCGCGCTGGACGAACTCGCCCCCTGGATGGACGAGTTGCTGTCGGACCGTACGGCCGCGCGCCTCGGCGCCGAGCCGGCCGCCGTAGCCGCGCGGACCCGCCTGGAGCTGTTCCACGTGCTGGCCGATGCCGGACTGAATCGCTCCGCCGACGTGCCCCCGTTCGATCCGCCGGCGTCCCCGGTCCCGGGCTCCGGCAGGAACGGACAGCACACCCCGCACCTGGCGCCCCTCCTCGCCGAACTGCAGAGCGTCGCCCGTGCCCACCCGGACGCGTCGTGGTGA
- the paaE gene encoding 1,2-phenylacetyl-CoA epoxidase subunit PaaE: MTSSPVRSRRRPAFHALRVSAVEPLCADAAALTFDVPDRLAAEFAFRPGQCLTLRREIDGRDERRSYSICSPSGTAPRIGVRVVPGGLFSSWLVHDVRPGDTVEIMAPAGAFTPDPTGAGGFGHQVLVAAGSGVTPMLSIAASVLAADEDARVTLLYGNRRTGTVMFADELADLKDRYPARFQLAHVLSREPREAELLSGRLDTARLTALLDALLDVREVAHWWLCGPHGLVRDTRALLTGLGVPADRVHQELFHADDEPSEATATDREDTTDRGPGSEVTVVLDGRATTFTAPRDRSILDGAQQARSDLPFACKGGVCGTCRALVTDGDADLRRNYALEPAEVSAGYVLTCQTYAVSETLTVDFDS; the protein is encoded by the coding sequence ATGACTTCGTCCCCCGTTCGGTCCCGCCGTCGCCCCGCCTTCCACGCCCTGCGGGTGTCCGCCGTGGAACCGCTGTGCGCCGACGCGGCCGCCCTCACCTTCGACGTCCCCGACCGCCTGGCCGCCGAGTTCGCGTTCCGGCCCGGTCAGTGCCTCACCCTGCGCCGCGAGATCGACGGTCGCGACGAGCGGCGCTCGTACTCGATCTGCTCACCGTCCGGTACCGCGCCGCGGATCGGCGTCCGCGTGGTACCGGGCGGCCTGTTCTCCTCCTGGCTCGTGCACGACGTACGCCCCGGGGACACCGTGGAGATCATGGCCCCGGCCGGTGCGTTCACGCCGGATCCGACCGGTGCCGGCGGCTTCGGCCACCAGGTACTCGTCGCCGCCGGATCCGGCGTCACACCGATGCTGTCCATCGCCGCGTCCGTCCTCGCCGCGGACGAGGACGCGCGCGTCACGCTCCTGTACGGCAACCGGCGCACCGGCACCGTGATGTTCGCGGACGAGCTCGCCGACCTGAAGGACCGGTATCCGGCCCGATTCCAGCTCGCCCACGTCCTGTCCCGCGAGCCGCGCGAGGCCGAGTTGCTCTCCGGCCGTCTCGACACGGCGCGGCTCACCGCACTGCTGGACGCTCTCCTCGACGTCCGGGAGGTCGCCCACTGGTGGCTGTGCGGCCCGCACGGCCTGGTGCGCGACACCCGCGCGCTCCTGACCGGACTCGGCGTCCCGGCGGACCGTGTCCACCAGGAACTGTTCCACGCCGACGACGAACCCTCCGAGGCAACCGCCACCGACCGCGAGGACACCACCGACCGAGGTCCCGGGAGCGAGGTCACCGTGGTCCTCGACGGCCGGGCGACCACGTTCACCGCGCCCCGCGACCGCAGCATCCTCGACGGTGCCCAACAGGCCCGGTCCGACCTGCCGTTCGCGTGCAAGGGCGGCGTCTGCGGAACCTGCCGGGCCCTCGTCACCGACGGCGACGCCGACTTGCGCCGCAATTACGCCCTGGAACCGGCTGAGGTCTCAGCGGGCTATGTCCTCACCTGCCAGACGTATGCCGTCTCCGAGACCCTCACCGTCGACTTCGACAGCTGA
- the paaD gene encoding 1,2-phenylacetyl-CoA epoxidase subunit PaaD, with protein sequence MVTASEERASRIAAEVPDPELPMLTLVDLGVLHGVEVTPEGAVVVRLTPTYAGCPAMAEMRAEVSSRLLAAGFADVRVITVLDPPWTTDRITDEGRRKLVEHGIAPPGPRNAPGPAATRAWLSLSVKPPEVPCPRCASADTEEISYFAATACTALRRCRTCREPFPHVKDLP encoded by the coding sequence GTGGTGACGGCGTCCGAGGAACGGGCGTCGCGGATCGCCGCGGAGGTCCCCGACCCCGAGCTGCCGATGCTGACGCTCGTCGACCTCGGGGTGCTGCACGGCGTCGAGGTGACGCCGGAGGGCGCCGTCGTCGTACGGCTCACCCCGACGTACGCGGGCTGTCCCGCCATGGCCGAGATGCGCGCCGAGGTGTCGTCCCGGCTGCTGGCCGCCGGCTTCGCCGACGTGCGGGTGATCACGGTGCTCGACCCGCCGTGGACCACCGACCGGATCACGGACGAGGGCCGCCGCAAGCTGGTGGAGCATGGCATCGCGCCGCCCGGCCCCCGCAACGCGCCAGGACCGGCAGCGACACGGGCCTGGCTGAGCCTTTCCGTCAAGCCACCCGAAGTTCCCTGCCCGCGCTGTGCCTCGGCCGACACCGAGGAGATCTCTTACTTCGCCGCCACCGCCTGCACGGCACTCCGTCGCTGCCGCACGTGCCGGGAGCCGTTCCCCCACGTCAAGGACCTGCCATGA
- a CDS encoding 3-hydroxyacyl-CoA dehydrogenase family protein gives MTSAAPPSMVGVIGGGRMGAGIAQSFAAAGSRVVVVERDESAAAAAMERVSRGLRQAAERGTLAGPPDLGVPDRVIVASSVAELPHDTDLVVEAVFEDAALKAELLAAAEDVVHDGCVLASNTSALSVTELAAVLRSPGRFLGMHFFNPVPVSALVEVVLAPDTTEATRAAAVRWTHALGKQDVVVKDSPGFASSRLGLALGLEAIRMVEEGVADPEAVDTAMRLGYRHPMGPLRLTDVVGLDVRLAIAEHLHTMLGERFAPPRLLREKVARGELGRKTGQGFYRWQ, from the coding sequence ATGACCTCGGCAGCACCACCCTCCATGGTGGGGGTCATCGGCGGCGGTCGCATGGGCGCCGGTATCGCCCAGTCCTTCGCGGCCGCCGGATCACGTGTGGTCGTGGTGGAGCGCGACGAATCCGCCGCGGCCGCGGCAATGGAGAGGGTGAGCAGGGGACTTCGGCAGGCGGCCGAGCGCGGGACGCTCGCCGGGCCGCCGGACCTCGGAGTGCCGGACCGTGTCATCGTCGCCTCCTCGGTCGCCGAACTGCCCCACGACACCGACCTGGTCGTCGAGGCCGTCTTCGAAGACGCCGCTCTCAAGGCCGAGTTGCTCGCCGCCGCCGAGGACGTCGTGCACGACGGATGTGTGCTGGCCAGCAACACCAGCGCCCTGTCCGTCACCGAACTCGCGGCGGTGCTGCGGAGCCCGGGGCGGTTCCTGGGGATGCACTTCTTCAACCCCGTGCCCGTGTCCGCCCTCGTCGAAGTGGTCCTGGCCCCCGACACGACCGAAGCGACCCGGGCAGCGGCGGTCCGTTGGACCCACGCCCTCGGCAAACAGGACGTCGTCGTCAAGGACTCGCCCGGGTTCGCCAGCAGCCGCCTGGGCCTCGCCCTCGGTCTTGAGGCGATCCGCATGGTCGAGGAGGGCGTCGCCGACCCCGAGGCCGTCGACACGGCCATGCGCCTCGGCTACCGGCACCCGATGGGCCCGCTGCGGCTGACGGACGTGGTGGGACTCGACGTACGCCTCGCCATCGCGGAGCACCTGCACACGATGCTCGGCGAACGGTTCGCGCCGCCACGGCTGCTGCGGGAGAAGGTCGCCCGCGGTGAGCTGGGCCGCAAGACCGGTCAGGGGTTCTACCGATGGCAGTGA